In the Brassica napus cultivar Da-Ae chromosome A7, Da-Ae, whole genome shotgun sequence genome, one interval contains:
- the LOC106433676 gene encoding polyprenol reductase 2-like — protein sequence MVIASIVMEVGIVWLVRAAWIASILPMLIASIPSSKLTSFHQLVLGFAGRGKILHLSSQKWTVPQKYFAHFYVVGAAWTTLLLATTWMYACKTAPLSSEEFHLSDIASHLTGGSHVFSFHKSHMTPVEHRFKVWRAVFLLVLMEIQVLRRLIESFYVFNFYTVAPLSLCVNVAPEVARFAASLMAEFIAKGKGHTSAPEFDILSALSPLMKLGWSQLIGGVIFLWGWLHQRCCHAILGSLRENPSQAKEYIIPHGDWFEIVSSPHYLAEIVLYLGLLIASGGTEITIWLLHGFVVGNLTLAAGETHRWYLRKFENYPANRNAIFPYVY from the exons ATGGTGATTGCTTCGATAGTTATGGAAGTAGGGATCGTCTGGTTGGTTAGAGCCGCTTGGATCGCATCTATACTTCCTATGTTGATTGCTTCCATACCCAGTTCAAAGCTGACATCCTTTCATCAACTCGTTCTTGGTTTCGCCGGAAGAGGCAAGATTCTTCATCTCTCCTCTCAG AAGTGGACAGTTCCTCAAAAATACTTTGCTCATTTCTATGTTGTCGGAGCGGCGTGGACCACTCTTCTGCTAGCAACCACTTGGATGTATGCTTGCAAAACAGCCCCTTTATCCTCAGAGGAGTTCCACCTTTCCGACATTGCAAGCCACTTAACCGGGGGTTCCCATGTTTTCTCCTTTCATAAATCGCATATGACTCCTGTGGAGCACCGTTTCAAAGTGTGGCGAGCAGTGTTTCTACTTGTTCTGATGGAAATCCAAGTTCTGAGACGCCTTATAGAGTCATTCTACGTGTTCAA TTTCTACACAGTAGCGCCTTTATCACTCTGCGTCAACGTTGCTCCAGAGGTAGCAAGATTCGCAGCAAGTTTAATGGCTGAGTTCATTGCCAAAGGAAAAGGTCATACCTCGGCCCCTGAGTTTGACATTTTATCAGCTTTAAGCCCTCTGATGAAGCTTGGATGGAGCCAGTTGATTGGTGGCGTCATTTTTCTCTGGGGATGGTTACATCAACGCTGCTGTCACGCAATTCTT GGATCGCTCCGGGAAAATCCTAGCCAAGCGAAAGAGTACATAATCCCACATGGAGATTGGTTTGAGATCGTCTCCAGTCCACATTATTTAGCCGAAATC GTTTTATACTTGGGCTTGCTGATTGCTAGTGGAGGAACAGAGATAACAATCTGGTTACTCCATGGTTTCGTG GTTGGGAATCTGACATTAGCGGCTGGAGAAACACACCGGTGGTATCTCCGAAAGTTTGAGAATTATCCGGCTAACCGAAATGCCATTTTTCCTTATGTTTACTAA
- the LOC106423207 gene encoding translocon-associated protein subunit alpha-like, whose amino-acid sequence MKTIVIRLLFLAFLLLASPFLQVALGQSDSEDSGFEVSDVGEDESETEQVFGLELTSAPGIETLCVFPNNRAKIIKAGTETEVLVGMKNDGQSDVDIVAVKGSLHLPFDQKPLVQNLTALSFGNASVPVSAQATFPYIFAVSKFLEAGAFDLVGTIVYEMDGKPYQSIFYNGTIEVVEDGPLFRMESVFLSGLLISFIVVLIIYIQNGLRHMTKKTKRATKAKVEVGTAAKDASLDEWLEGTAYTQSSSKSKKKK is encoded by the exons ATGAAGACGATTGTTATTAGACTTCTCTTCCTCGCTTTCCTTCTCCTTGCTTCACCTTTCCTCCAAG TTGCGTTGGGCCAGTCGGATTCGGAGGATTCTGGGTTTGAAGTTTCCGATGTTGGCGAAGACGAGAGCGAAACAGAGCAAGTGTTTGGTTTGGAGCTTACCTCAGCTCCTGGAATTGAAACCCTCTGCGTTTTCCCTAATAACAGAGCAAAAA TAATTAAAGCTGGAACTGAGACTGAGGTGCTCGTTGGAATGAAAAATGATG GTCAATCCGATGTAGACATCGTTGCGGTTAAAGGCAGTTTACATCTTCCTTTCGATCAAAAGCCTCTTGTTCAGAATCTCACCGCTCTG AGCTTCGGCAACGCTTCTGTGCCTGTTTCAGCGCAAGCTACCTTCCCATATATCTTCGCTGTCAGCAAGTTCCTGGAG GCTGGTGCTTTTGATCTAGTTGGCACCATTGTTTATGAGATGGATGGTAAGCCCTACCAAAGCATATTTTACAATGGAACCATCGAAGTTGTTGAAGACGGTCCTCTCTTCAGGATGGAGTCAGTCTTCCTTAGTGGTCTTTTGATTTCGTTTATTGTTGTTCTTATCATCTATATCCAAAATGGTCTAAGGCATATGACCAAG AAAACAAAGAGAGCAACAAAAGCAAAAGTTGAAGTTGGAACTGCGGCTAAAGATGCTTCACTTGATGAATGGCTTGAG GGCACTGCCTATACTCAGTCTTCGAGTaagtcaaagaagaagaagtag
- the LOC106433662 gene encoding amidophosphoribosyltransferase 1, chloroplastic: MAATTTTTFSSSLSLIPKPNNPCTTKPLSLLPKPFLKPSPLSLSSSSPPLLVHGVSQYFSSESSREHSLPSFEDGDEKPREECGVVGIFGDPEASRLCYLALHALQHRGQEGAGIVTVSNEKVLQTITGVGLVSEVFNESKLDQLPGEFAIGHVRYSTAGASMLKNVQPFVAGYRFGSIGVAHNGNLVNYKQLRAMLEENGSIFNTSSDTEVVLHLIAISKARPFFMRIVDACEKLQGAYSMVFVTEDKLVAVRDPHGFRPLVMGRRSNGAVVFASETCALDLIEATYEREVYPGEVLVVDKDGVKSQCLMPHNEPKQCIFEHIYFSLPNSIVFGRSVYESRHVFGEILATESPVDCDVVIAVPDSGVVAALGYAAKSGVAFQQGLIRSHYVGRTFIEPSQKIRDFGVKLKLSPVRGVLEGKRVVVVDDSIVRGTTSSKIVRLLREAGAKEVHMRIASPPIVASCYYGVDTPSSEELISNRMSVQEISDFIGSDSLAFLSFDTLKKHLGDDSKSFCYACFTGDYPVKPAEVKVKRGGGDFIDDGLVGSFDNIEAGWVR, from the coding sequence ATGgcagccaccaccaccaccaccttctCCTCTTCACTCTCTCTAATCCCCAAACCAAACAACCCTTGTACCACTAAACCCCTCTCTCTCCTCCCAAAACCCTTCCTTAAACCTTCCCCTCTCTCCCTCAGCTCCTCTTCTCCTCCTCTCCTCGTCCATGGAGTCTCCCAGTATTTCTCTTCCGAGTCCTCCAGAGAACATTCTCTCCCCTCTTTCGAAGACGGCGACGAGAAGCCTCGAGAGGAGTGCGGAGTGGTCGGAATCTTCGGCGATCCGGAAGCTTCCCGTCTCTGTTACCTCGCCCTCCACGCGCTTCAGCATCGCGGCCAAGAAGGTGCGGGTATCGTAACCGTCAGCAACGAGAAGGTCCTCCAGACCATAACAGGTGTCGGCTTAGTCTCCGAGGTTTTCAACGAGTCCAAACTCGACCAGCTTCCCGGCGAATTCGCGATCGGACACGTCCGCTACTCCACCGCCGGAGCCTCCATGCTCAAGAACGTCCAGCCTTTCGTCGCCGGCTACCGCTTCGGCTCCATCGGCGTTGCCCACAACGGTAACTTGGTGAACTACAAGCAGCTGAGGGCCATGCTCGAGGAGAACGGTTCCATCTTCAACACTAGCTCCGATACTGAGGTTGTGCTTCATTTGATTGCCATTTCTAAAGCTAGACCCTTTTTCATGAGGATCGTTGATGCTTGTGAGAAGCTTCAAGGTGCTTACTCCATGGTCTTTGTCACTGAGGATAAGCTTGTCGCTGTTCGTGACCCGCACGGCTTTAGGCCTTTAGTGATGGGTAGGCGAAGTAACGGAGCTGTTGTGTTCGCTTCCGAGACTTGTGCTCTTGACTTGATTGAGGCTACTTATGAGCGAGAGGTTTATCCTGGTGAGGTTTTGGTCGTCGACAAAGACGGCGTGAAGTCGCAGTGTCTGATGCCTCATAACGAGCCCAAGCAGTGTATTTTCGAGCATATCTACTTCTCCTTGCCCAACTCCATTGTGTTCGGTCGGTCTGTCTACGAGTCCAGGCATGTCTTTGGGGAGATTTTGGCTACGGAGTCCCCTGTTGACTGCGATGTTGTGATCGCTGTGCCTGACTCTGGCGTTGTCGCTGCTCTGGGTTACGCTGCTAAGTCTGGTGTTGCGTTTCAGCAGGGGCTGATTAGGTCTCATTATGTTGGGAGGACGTTCATCGAGCCGTCGCAGAAGATCAGAGACTTTGGTGTGAAGCTGAAGCTGTCTCCTGTCCGCGGTGTTTTGGAAGGGAAGAGAGTTGTTGTGGTTGATGATTCGATTGTTAGAGGTACGACCTCGTCTAAGATTGTGCGTCTGCTGAGAGAAGCTGGTGCGAAAGAGGTTCATATGAGGATCGCGAGTCCTCCTATTGTAGCTTCTTGTTACTATGGAGTGGACACGCCTAGCTCCGAGGAGTTGATATCCAACAGAATGAGTGTTCAAGAGATTAGTGATTTCATCGGGAGTGACTCTCTTGCGTTTCTCTCGTTTGATACCTTGAAGAAACACTTAGGGGATGACTCCAAGAGCTTCTGCTATGCGTGCTTCACCGGTGATTACCCTGTGAAGCCTGCAGAAGTCAAGGTCAAACGAGGAGGAGGAGATTTCATTGACGATGGTCTTGTTGGAAGCTTTGACAATATCGAAGCAGGTTGGGTTCGATAG
- the LOC106433686 gene encoding WD repeat-containing protein 13, whose translation MEKEAILVEINDKDEEKPKPKQSKDLEFLSCMMQPATAESDPQYIGIRRILLHRKSESGAISRRYDWRCNGKGYVAYRNFISRPRKWENLRTPSLLSSPGNSGRWLPSPAPLSLQFEAESFSSSRDLRSANQVSSRRLSFSSSFSDGDHSFRRGGGGFEHAYSFVGMHCIFDQCKSSVTVLKFGHMSSDLLAYGASDGTLTVCSLSQEPSVLKQLTGHSKDVTDFDFSSNNQYIASSSLDKTIRVWELSRGVCIRVIYGVSAQFCIRFHPVNNNFLSAGNANKEVSVFNFSTGRTIKTLSFDGEVTAMDHDHTGQIIFCGDGQGTVYSVSMDSHTGSLSRSHRHRTNHKSPVTTVKYRSFSLLASGPVLLTCTQDGNLCFFSVALQIKGYLTLRCSLKLAPRIHRIQASFCPLLSLEKGEYIVAGSEDSNVYFYDLTKPKHTCVNKLQGHRFPVMCVAWNHGENLLASSDFYGVVIVWKRAKTSS comes from the exons ATGGAGAAGGAGGCGATCCTGGTAGAGATCAACGACAAAGATGAAGAGAAGCCGAAGCCGAAGCAATCAAAGGATCTAGAGTTTCTGAGCTGTATGATGCAGCCGGCAACAGCCGAATCAGATCCACAGTACATCGGAATCCGCCGAATTCTTCTCCACCGGAAGTCGGAATCCGGCGCCATCTCTCGTCGTTAT GATTGGAGATGCAATGGCAAAGGATACGTTGCGTATCGTAATTTCATAAGCAGACCTAGAAAATGGGAGAATCTGAGAACGCCAAGCCTCTTAAGTAGTCCAGGGAACAGTGGTCGATGGTTACCTTCACCAGCTCCACTCTCCCTTCAATTTGAAGCAGAGAGCTTCAGTTCTAGTAGA GATTTACGGAGTGCTAATCAGGTTTCGAGCCGGAGATTGAGTTTTAGCTCGAGTTTCAGTGATGGTGATCATTCCTTTCgccgtggtggtggtggttttgAACATGCTTATTCTTTCGTTGGAATGCATTGCATCTTCGACCAATGCAAATCTTCTG TTACTGTTCTGAAGTTTGGCCATATGAGTTCTGATCTACTTGCATATGGAGCATCAGATGGGACCTTAACTGTTTGTAGTCTCTCGCAAGAGCCTTCTGTCCTCAAGCAGTTGACAGGCCACTCCAAAGATGTCACAG ATTTTGACTTCTCGTCAAACAATCAGTACATTGCGTCTTCATCACTTGATAAGACAATACGAGTATGGGAGTTGTCAAGAGGTGTTTGTATTAGAGTTATATATGGAGTCTCTGCACAGTTTTGTATACGTTTTCACCCT gTTAATAACAATTTCCTCTCTGCTGGAAATGCAAACAAGGAAGTCTCG GTGTTCAATTTCAGCACTGGGAGAACTATTAAAACACTGTCGTTCGATGGTGAGGTGACAGCTATGGACCATGACCACACTGGTCAAATCATTTTCTGTGGTGATGGACAG GGAACTGTATATTCAGTGAGCATGGATTCTCATACAGGTTCATTATCCCGGTCTCATCGCCATCGTACTAATCACAAATCCCCGGTCACAACTGTGAAGTATCGAAGCTTCTCCCTCCTGGCATCAGGTCCTGTACTTCTCACATGCACTCAGGATGGAAACTTATGTTTCTTCAG TGTTGCGCTTCAGATAAAAGGCTACCTGACATTGCGCTGCTCCCTCAAATTGGCCCCGAGAATACACAGAATCCAAGCATCGTTTTGCCCGCTTTTATCCCTAGAAAAAGGAGAGTACATAG TTGCCGGGAGCGAAGACTCGAATGTCTACTTCTACGATCTAACCAAACCGAAACACACATGTGTAAACAAGCTACAG GGTCACAGGTTTCCAGTAATGTGCGTTGCGTGGAACCATGGAGAGAACTTGTTGGCCTCGTCTGATTTCTACGGTGTTGTTATTGTATGGAAAAGAGCAAAGACAAGCTCATGA
- the LOC125576675 gene encoding auxin-induced protein X15-like — translation MGLMRSMIPNGKQLFKSQSLKKRNQCPSAPNLELVPKGHVAVYVGEQVEKKRFVVPISYLNHPLFRDFLRCAEEEFRFNHPMSGLTIPSREETFCSHYHLINSQLY, via the coding sequence atggGTCTGATGAGATCGATGATTCCGAACGGGAAGCAACTTTTCAAATCACAatctttgaaaaaaagaaaccaaTGCCCATCAGCACCAAATTTAGAGCTTGTTCCAAAGGGTCATGTCGCGGTCTATGTAGGAGAACAAGTGGAAAAGAAGAGGTTTGTGGTTCCTATATCGTACTTAAACCATCCTCTCTTCAGAGATTTTCTTCGCTGCGCTGAAGAAGAGTTCAGATTCAATCACCCAATGAGCGGCTTGACAATCCCCTCTAGAGAAGAAACCTTTTGTAGTCATTATCATCTCATTAATTCTCAGTTGTATTGA